The region tttttttttttttttctttataattttattatttttcaagatataattgtaatttcacaagatataattttcaaaattaatatctaAGAGCTAATTTTTAAAGGGTTAAAAACTTAGGgactaatttttcattttcttaaaaaagaaaacaacgaATAGATCGACCAGGTGGTCAGTTTAGATGGGTTTGAATTAATTGTCGATTGTCGGTAGATATTGTTTGTTTATTCCATTTGTAGCTGCATTTATCATTTGATGACAACTTGAAtcattttaaaccaaaaatatataatcaTTTGAACCTTCaattatatcaaaaaaaaaaaaaaaagaaagaaagaaagaaaaggaaaaagaaaagaacagagaaaAGATTACCTGCACCAAGTCGTTGAGGAAAAAATCCGGGAACATGTTGAAACGCATGGACACGGACAAACCCATTAACGTCCGTAACTGAGCCGCCGTGACCGGCAACATAAGCTCCTCAATCTTCTCCAACTTGGCCCTCTTCAGCAACGCCTCGTTGTCTCTTAGTCTCATGTTAACCCCAGAGCTTCCGATCACCACCTTTTCAACTCTCTCCGGCCACATCCTCGCCATGTGATACGCCACCAGGCCGCCGTAGCTGGTTCCCATCACGTAAAATCTATTCACTCCCAAGATCTCGAGCAGTTTTCCGACGGAAACCGCCTGGAAGGTCTCGGCTCTCTCCGACGACTTGGTGGTGGAGCCGCCGAAGAAGACAAGGTCAGGGACGTAGACGTTGAAGTGAGGGGAGAAGAACTGGACCTGCTGACGCCACTGCCAGAGCGCCATGGGGCCGAAGCCGTGGATTAAAACAAGCGAGGGTTTTTGGGTGGTTTGGGTGGGTTTGGGAATGGGACCCCAGAAATGGATGGTGGTTTCGCTGTCCACGTCGATGGTCTGTGATGAGAGGCCGGAGGCGGTGAAAGCGCGGCGGAGGTAGCTGCCGTATAAGGAGACTAGGCTGAGAAAGTGTGGAAGTTCCATTGTCGTGAAATTGGTGGAGATGGAAGGTTTGAGACTGAGAGCCTAGCTTCCTCTGTTCTATAAATGCAATTTTAGGAACAAAGGTTGTCTCTTTCCATACAAAGAAGATCGAACTTATTGGGTGAGTTAACGCTATTGGCTAACTCGACTGCCACCACATATTTAGTGtttgtggtttaaaaattttattttattttgttattttagttttattttgctttttatatttgaattttgaaaaaaaagaatgacttgatatttctttctattttttggtCTAAATTATAACGGATTgctcaatataaaaaaaatatctttaaaaaattattaaaattattaaaacttaaaaaaaatatatatatatattaaaaactttaattttcttttcttttttcttttaggtaAAATGTGGTGTTAtggcctttaaaaaaaaaaaaaaaaaatttattggagGGCTTTGGCCTTTGAGGGTAACACTCCAAAGGACCAAAACCCACTTTAACCGATCCCCTTGCCCCTAAACACCCCTATTTTGCCCAAAGGGCcacccttttctttctttttttataatgtgccacatgtcaactttcattggttgacacgtggcaatccgttcaaatttggataaaaaaataGATGGAGGTATCAAGTcagtattttttcaaaatccaGGTATCATCTGTGAAGCGAAATGAAATTGaggtacaaaaaaaataaagttttttaaaccacatgtaCCGAATATGTCTTTAACCCTTATAATTATTCATTTGAATTTGAGCAAATTTAGATAAGGGATTGTGAGAGATCTTTTATGAGACCCATATAATTTATGCTAATTTCACACACATTTATTGCACACACTAATTTCACATTTACTGATATGacatattttaagtgatttttcatATCGGTcacttaaataaaataaaaaaaaatcacataaaacatgtcacatCAAATCGGTGTGAAATAAATCTAATAAATAAGTGTGAAAAAGTAGCATtattaacaacaataacaataataataataataatgctatatactacatttttattccacaatagAGACATGGGAATTccaacaataatttttaataaaaattgatcaaataattaattgaaactATGAAATTAtctgttgatacagtttccggtatggtgacgtgtcgcctggtaATTCGCTACTGGATCCTGATTAACTActccaatcctgcaaaaataacaaacaactcgtcgggagtgccgactacgcccactccgatgcctaagtcagttcaaatcaattttctgatgaatatctcaatctcaagaACTCAGAGAATGCGTGCTCTCATACCTGGTGCagtggtctttatttataggctgggctCGTGGTCTCACCAGACTTGCTACCTTACTAGAATTCgacgcctagttggattaggagtttgaatcCTAACTTAGTTGAATCTTATCTTCagagaatttaaatgagattgTAGAATCCGCAGTTTGATTGCGCTTGTAtctctttaaatttgatttcagaTAAATAACTACCTTATCTCATTAATCATGGAATTGCGGTTTTTTTCCCTGATCTTATGGAATTTTATCCTTATCGTATTCTGAGACATCCGCAGCAAACTTTCAACCAaactccgaggtgatgatatccgagatatgttcgctccgcctTGGAGATATTgggatatcgccgcaccataacagggttgtgaaaGGCCGAGACGTTAATATACCGACTTGATGTCACCTCCGAGGCGATGTTACTCCGAGACccaaatacccgagatatgttcgctccattcagactaggagataTCGGGATGTTctacataccgtaacctggagtgttaagaccgagacgtcgttatgcctccgagatgtatttgcaccgagacgtcgttatacctctgagatatatttatacctaggcaatcttttctttgctggccgaaataaatgtccgaggcataactccgagatgtttctgaatccacgtgtctctagggttaattttatccctaacattATCCTtatgaaataattataatttctagcattactattaaaagaaaaaaaaaaaaaaattggatagtaCTTCACTCAAAAAGTAgctcaaatatataatatattgttaAAAGTTATTTCCTTTCACATCATCTCTGTCACGTGATTAACCATAATTGGTACTCATTCTAAGAAGAATGGTGTGAGAAATAGCCTTTATAATGTGAAAATAGTTATAATTTgcttcatattttgttttaaaatagttacCGCCGACCGGACACGCCTACTTGTCTCTAAGATGATTCTTGTATCCTAAAATTTTGGTTGCATAGGGTTTGACATTTCCGTATAATTGATTCATAATGTAATTCAATAAAGTGGGATGGAGATCACGCATGCCTcataaagcggaggtcactagttcaaatttTCCATTACCCTTTTGTgtagacatgtaaaaaaaaaaaacataaataaagtgggatgagttttttcttttatctagaACTATTGTAAATATGTTCTTTTGTAAAAAGAAGTGAGATTAGAGATTTTTATTTACCGCTTCATCACAGTCGTCGTTAGTGCATTTTTTGTTCAGTAATAGCATCACATATTGCCA is a window of Alnus glutinosa chromosome 4, dhAlnGlut1.1, whole genome shotgun sequence DNA encoding:
- the LOC133867030 gene encoding uncharacterized protein LOC133867030; this encodes MELPHFLSLVSLYGSYLRRAFTASGLSSQTIDVDSETTIHFWGPIPKPTQTTQKPSLVLIHGFGPMALWQWRQQVQFFSPHFNVYVPDLVFFGGSTTKSSERAETFQAVSVGKLLEILGVNRFYVMGTSYGGLVAYHMARMWPERVEKVVIGSSGVNMRLRDNEALLKRAKLEKIEELMLPVTAAQLRTLMGLSVSMRFNMFPDFFLNDLVQKLYSQNRKEKIELLKGLTLGRDDTANISPLKQEVLIVWGDHDQIFPLEMATELKELLGEKARLEVIKNTAHVPQIECPGQFNNIVKNFLCGPL